The genomic segment ATTTTGTTTATTAGAAATGATtcaatgtactaaaaaaaaaactgatgaATATGATGGATAAGATGAATGGATTAATCACGAAGATAAAAGCGAAAGACTTGAGACTTTGATTTACACAAAGAACTCTCTTCGGGAACAATCATCTTTTGACGTCTTTTATCGTATAATAGTCGATCGCAATTAATTCACTAACGTTAAAAAGCGAGATGAAAAGCAtagacaaattaatttgtaaagataaaaaaaaatgataacaaaGTTCGTTAAGTAGCGCACCAATCTAAGAAGCTTAATAAAAttcgtaacttttttttactttataaaaaaaatcctttataaaagatttaaagagAACATCAAATAATTACTTGTGTCTTCGCAGGTTGTGCGTGTTAAACTCCAAATAACTCAAAATATATGTTCTCGCATTCCTCTCTTGGTGTTACATCCTTATCACTTATAGCACACTTATCGAGTTTTAATATAAGACTATCATACACATATGTTATATTCGATTGTAAATATacttaatgataataaatcttattatgtaaatttatcgaTGATCTAAGAAATTgcaaaagatacatatatgataaatattaatttaaaatatttactcatatcaaataatgttcgacttttttttataacatccataaattttaattaattataaaaattttcctctTGTCTTGtcctcaataattttatttttattaactttattttgtttcagaaatacataataataataaaacattacaatataatataaatgtataatgtatagaaGTCTATGGTTCTGACAGTTtgtgaaacaaaataaaattattaagaaagaaaggaggaaaattttaataattaataaaaatttatgaaaaatataaaacaaatcgaACAATATTTGACACAAATCTGAAAGttctacattaatatatatatatatatatatatatatatatatatatatatatatatatatatatatatatataatactgttaCATATActcattcaattatatatacttacatacaatttattaGCTTACCTTTGCCACCGACGAGGTAATAGATGGCTTTGTGGATATTATTGGATTATACGCGCCGTTTtcaagaaagaggaaaaagtcATTGTATCCCGAACGTGGCCACGAACCAATCGGGTTAAAAGGCGGGAGAAGTCCTGATTGGTCAAGCTTTGCAGTAGTAAGGCTGTGTTCCGAAATTCGCTCCCAGTGTTATAGATTTTCAGTGTTGGCAGTGAATTTCAGAACACAGCTTTGGATGACGTAacagtgagaaaaaaaattcaattgtaCTCAACTGGTCCACTTGTATGTGCGCGCGAATCAAAATTCCATATTTCGCTAACACttgagaatttaaataaatacgagAGAAAGGAGtgatagagaaaatatatagatagtaAGAGAAAAGCTctgggagaaagagagattaaagGCCGAATAaaacgattttattatttcattttacattCACAAGAAACGTGTAATATAACGTAAAACGACGAGAGAAGTGGAAGGTGATATTTccttgcattattttaatatataatacatacatattttctttccttatttttcgcattttatctTCCCGCTCTGTCTCATTCATTTTGCACGCAATTCTCTCATTTGTATTTCAGATCGACCGCCGACCGCCGACCGcgaggagagcgagagagagttGAGCGTGTGGAGCGTGCGGAGCAGGGCGAGAAGGGCAGCGATGTGTCGCGACGCGGCGGCGCGTTGGTGCTGGCACGTTCGTCGACCGCGCCGACTGCGGGGTGCGGGGTCCGTAGGGTACGAcggcgcgacgcgacgcgacgcgacgtgaCACGGTGAAGAGACTTGGGGGTTCGACATGTTCCACCGGCGATGCGGCCACCGTGTCACCCTCAGCAACAACAATTGCACCGCCACGCGCAATTTCTCCGAGTACAATTACGGCCTGGTGTTCAGCGCCGAGCCGCTCCAGGATGACGAGCTGTTCGAAGTCACCATCGACAAGAAGgtacgtgcgcgcgcgcgcgcgcgcacccCACACATAAACAACTTTTTCTGAGAAACGGCTCGCGCCCATGTGTATTTACATCCTTGCGACACAGTGCACCATCTCTGCAGCAATCCTACCGCGGAATAATTGTGGAGTATAGAATCTGTCTCGTGCACGTGGTGCGGTGTTTAGTGCTTGTCGATAGGTAGAAACGTcctgtgtattttatttttctcatcaagTGCTCGCGTCtttgaaatgtttaatttgatttaaaatatttaataatatgtattttatgaaaatgttgaatttgtgtttattatatatatgttaatcttGCGAAAACTGatgtacattttaaaaattgtacagaTGATATCATGGAGTGGCAGTATAGAAATTGGAGTGACAGAATGTGATCCAGAGACATTGGAAATACCATCCTGTGCCATAAACCTTCGCCATGGATCTTGGATTATGACTGGCTGCGGCATTGTTCACAATGGAGATCGAATTGTCGATATGTATGGAACGGATCTTAATGATCTGGAGGAAGGAAATACTTTAGGAGTAATTCGGACATCCAATGTAATTTGTAACTCATTAGTCTATGATTTCTCTTAGTTATACTCTAGGtagtaattaattgtaattttctgtTTGTAATTATAGCATGAGCTGGTATTCTACGTCAATGGTGTTTCGCAAGGCGTTGCTGTCAGCAACATTCCGGAGCGTATTTTTGCCGTTGTAGATATGTATGGTGATTGTGTACAAGTCAGCATAGCACATCCCAGACTTGCCACTTTGTGTAACATACCGAAAAACGAAGTCGagattaataatgattatgtTATGGGGGAAAGTTCCAGTACCTCAACAACAAATCTAGTCGCTAacttaaatgttaatttaaatgtcaatGTAAATGTTAACTTACCCAAAAATCCTACCCCTGCCGCAATAAGAGAGGATAGATTGAAGTTTCATGAAAGAGTCGGGACGTTAGTAAAGCTGTCCAATAATGCCAGAACTGCCGAAAGGCGGAGACCACTCGATGAGTTTAACAATGGTGTTGTAATGACACATAGGCCACTACGAGATAACGAACTATTCGAAGTAAGCAtccaaagatatatataaattcataaagttataaaagctcttatgtaaataattgtaaaataattaatttttttctggcaattcttgcaattattattttatgttagaattatttattacttttttttttactttataaattatgaaattattgtaGATACGAATAGATAGGCTAGTTTACAAATGGTCAGGGAGCATAGAAGTTGGTGTTACGACTCATAGTCCTACAGCACTAGAATTCCCAGCGACAATGACTAATATGCGCTCTGGTACAACAATGATGTCTGGCTGTGGTATTTTAACGAACGGTAAAGGCACACAACGAGAATACGGAGAATTCAACTTGGATGAATTGAGAGTAAGATAAGatcagatttatatattaaatctattgtCTTTTCcttttgcattaaatatattgtgcataatttttttttttttttaggaaggAGACCGTGTAGGAATGATTAGGCAGAGTAACGGAGATCtccattatttaataaatggttTGGATCAAGGTATCGCTGCTAAAATACCAACAGGTGTGTGGGGTGTAATAGATCTCTATGGAATGACTGTAAAAGTAACCATCGTCGATCGTGATGAAAGGGAAGAACAAAATCTAGTTACAAGAAGAAACACATTGCAATTACAGGGTCTGGAAAGTGAAGGTAAATAATATGCAGATATCAAATTTCCATAAAAGTGGAaagtaaacaattaatattgatatttttaatctaataaacTTTGCAGAAGTTGGAGAAGAAGAATTACCCGATAGACTAATGTTTCATTCCTGTTGTGGCACACATGCTGATGTAATCAACAATGGACGTACAGCACATAGACCTAAGTAAgtgaaaagatatatttattattcgtcCAATAAATTTGCatctataattcttttttaacaatggatattaattattcgcaGCGCCATAGATGATTTCAATAACGGAGTGGTATTAACTTCAAGACCATTAAAACCCAATGAACTGTTTGAAGTTAGATTAGATAAAATCGTTACAAAATGGGCTGGTTCTATTGAGATAGGAGTTACTACGCATTCCCCAACGGAGTTGGAATTTCCCTTTACCATGACGAATGTTAGGTAGGTAAAGACGTGAACATCGATTTTAAGCGATCTTACAAACCACGAAGAACTAAAAAGATCGCGGTAAGTTGTTTACCTGTTTATGTTATTGCTCGAAGGTGGCTCATATCGCTTGCAGATCCGGCACATGGATGATGACGGGCAATGGCGTGATGCACAACGGTACCACAATGATAGATCAATATGGTCAGAATCTGGACCGTCTGCAGATTGGTGATCGCGTGGGTGTGATGAGAAAGGATAACTCGACGTTACATTTTTACGTGAATGGCGCGGATCAGGGTGTAGCCGCGATGAATGTACCCGAAAGGATTTACGGGGTAATTGATCTCTATGGGCAGGCCGCTCAAGCTACCATAGTTGATAACGTGGACTTTTACAGTCCGACAACAAACAATTCCAGTTTTAGCAACACAACGTTGTACAGGTGCGATTATCCGACAGAGATAcagatttatagatttatcgatattatgtCGTCAAATGTAGATGATTGTGTGAATCTGTTGACAGCGATCTAAGGTTTCATCATGTACATGGTAAAAATGCGAGGATCACAAATAATGGTTTAACAGCGTCCAGACCGCGAGCTCTGGGTGAATTTAACGAAGCTATTGTAATTGCTAATCGCGCATTACGTGACGGTGAAATGTTCGAAGTAACGATAGATAAAATGGTTGCTAGATGGTCCGGTGCTATAGAAGCAGGTAATTGCTATTCCAATTGTATATCTAAACATAATAAGAGAAAGTTGTTCGTATAATCTCTCGATGTCTTCAAATTACAGGTGTTACTGTGATAAGACCCGATGAATTAGAATTCCCATCTACGATGACAGATATCGATCACGACACGTGGATGCTCTCAGGATCGACGGTGATGCGGGACGGAGTTACGTTGCGCAATAATTACTCTTGcgatttagataaattagtgGAAGGCAATCGGATCGGAATGATGCGGTGCTCGGATTCTTCCTTGCATTACTTTTTGGATGGAGTAGATCAAGGTACTGCTTGTACCGGTCTACCATCAAACGTTTATCCAGTAATCGATCTGTATGGACAATGCGCACAGGTACAACAAATACTCGCTCTATGCATTATGTTATAATGATAACAATCGCGTTTTTCAGCGCAATTAATTCAAAGTGATTTATTTCAGGTAACGATTGTATTGCCTGAACGCAGAGATCCGCTGACACAACAATATTTACCGTCGGAAAATAGTATTAGTCAACAACCGACTTCGGTGATCCAACCTCAGGCACAAACGGAAATTCTCCACAAGTTTCACGAGTCGGTCGGACTGAACATACAACTAAATAGTGATAGAACGGTGGCAACCAGATGCAGAGAATACAATAACGCTGTGCTGTTGAGTGATGCACCGCTGGAAAATAACGAGTTGTTCGAAATTGCGATTCAAGAAGTAGCGCATGAATGGAGCGGTTGTTTGAGAATAGGTATCCTGAGTAACGAGACGGGGAACTGGTTGACATCGATGAACCTTGTGCCTGGTATGACGTCCATACCTAGTGATGCTTGGTATCTAACAGGTAACGAGGTGAGGCACATGGGTTTTGCGCTCACCTCTAATTATTGCACGAGTCTGGATTGGTTACGAGTAAGCGACAAGATCGGTGTGAAACGCACACCCGAAGGCAACCTCAAGTTCTACATGAATGGAGAGGACATGGGTATAGCGGCGTCTGATGTACCGGAGATAGTGTATGCGGTAATTGAGCTCTTTGGTAGCACTGTGGCCGTGAACATCACCAGCAGCAAGCAGCAAAATCCCGTGATATCTCCTAATGCCAGCCTGAGATTGCAAGATTCGTTGGAGCTCCTGCTGGACCCAATGCCGCCGAGAAACGATGCGGGAATGGATACATCCATAGATGTATCCGAgggcaaattaataaatgaggTGACACTTACGCCAACGCAACCCGCCATCGTCGGTGTAACTGGTGGTGACGGAAATTGGAACTACGAATTCCATGAGAATCACGGAAGAAACATTCAATTGGAAACAAAGACGATCGCCAGGCGAGTGGCCAGTTACAATCAGGGTGTAGTAATGTCCAATCGACCGTTAATAAAGGGCAAGCCATTCCAAGTGAAGATAGAGAAACTAAATGAACGTTGGGTATCGAATATCCTCTGCGGCGTTTCCTGTATAACGCCGGAAAAGCAGACAAGTTTCCCATTGACGGCACTTGGTTTTAAAAGGCATTCGTGGATCATCTGCAGCGATTGGATATTTCACAACGGCACGAGGGTGAAAACAAAGTACGGTGCTGGCTTGGAAAATCTTCAATGCAACTCTATTGTGGGTTTGCTGATCGACGAAGATAATCGATtgcatttattcattaatggCGTTGATCAGGGTATAGCCGCGACTGATTTGCCGCCGTACGTCTTCGCTGTGATTGATCTGTACGGTCAGTGCGAACAGGTATCCATCGCAGGCGTCAACGAGGAGTCCACTTACACAAACGTCACCCTCGACAATACGCTCGTGGCTCTCGACAATACACTCGTTACTCCTATTGAATGCACAAACGTGGAAGCAGAAGACGTGGAGAATTCACGTGAGAAAGCAGATCTGGAATGTCACGAGAAAGAGAATGCGATGGCGACTACTTCTTCGGATCTCTCGCCGTCATCGACGTCCCCAAGTGTGCCAAGTCAATGCGGTTCGAGCACCAGGGACGGCAATCTCGAAGCTGAATATTCATCTTTCGACAACACGAATCTGGCGAACAATAGCATGGCAAACAAAGCTGCGAGTGTCGACAGCAACAATTCAGACTCGTGTTCAGAGTTAAGTAACGATGCGCGAAGCGCCAAGAATAAGGCATACTTGGATAATACGGGACAAACACCGTTGAACAATCAGTCCGAAAACAACTCGAGCGAGTCTAATCTCGATTCGACAGGGAATCGCGCGCTTGTGAATGTCTTAAGCATTAGAAACGAGTGTACAAATGTTGAGATAAACAATGcgactaatattaatatacagaaAGGTATGGTCGCGAGCGCCAGTAACATGACCAGCCTGAACGCTGCGATCACAGCGACGAACGCCAACAATGCGATTAACGAAAGTATAGCGTCCAATAGTCAAGTTGTTAATAGTAGTGCGCAGCAGAACAATCTATCGGATCTTCCTAATAACGTTTGTTCCGGCTTCCACGAGCCACGGTCCTATACGAGTCGAGATAACACCGCGTCAATCCGCGACAATTCAATCTTCAACGGGAACATACTGCCGAGCCAGAACATGATGGTCAACCAAACACGGGACGCGTCTTCGATATCATTGATGCCGTCGTCGTTGCCGTCCACTCCACTTGGATCTACTGTCGTCGCGTCGTCGAGGAAATGCGATTATTTAAAGGCATGCATGCAGCTAAAGAAGTCACTTGTTTTACCGGACGAATTCTTCTCCACCGACGAGATACTGTGTTATTGTAACGCGTGTTACAAAGTGGATGGCGATAACGCGATCTGTAAAAAGGGAGAACCGCCTGCAGAGTTTGCGATACCGGTCGGCTGGGCCAGGTTCCCGTTGAAGCAAAGTATTAATGCCAATCAGATTCCACAGAGCACGACAGACAAGTGGCACGTTGCGTTTTACGGCATACGACTAGATGCGATAAGGTAATACGAATAATCTCggaacaagattttttttatctcttttcgattatattgtttatcatattataacttatatacGGCGCATGTATAGATTGATTCTAGATAGAGGAGAGCTTATGACCAAAGAACAATTAGACGTGAGCAACTTGACAGCGGGTATAAAAAGCGAGGATCAGAACTTGCAAGTATCATTCTCGCCCAGCATCAAATACGCTGCGTCTGACGAATTTACTAGAAAATATCCGTGAGTaacttgttttatataaagagagacgtgcacttttttatattataaatttactaaaatataatttaatcttttcaatctTGTACATAGATATATCGATATGCAATCGAATAAAAAACTGAACGTGTCTACCGCGTTCCAATTGCTAGTAAGACCAGGCTCGTATACGATCAGTCCCGGTGACAAAGATAGCACTGATTTGCATTGTGAATCCAGCAAATGGGCCACCAAAGAAGCTGGAGCTACAGTAATCGTCGCTCTGCTCGTTCATCTAGACGGATTCTAATCTATATCCGTCTCGAAAGTGTTTGTATGGACTTATAAGTATCACATGGATCTATATCGAGACTATAACGGACTGTTAGTGAAATGATTGTACATACGTACGATGTGCCGACCATGTTGAGAGACAGCCTTGTGATCAATGTTTCAAATCCGTCGAAATCGCGTCGTATATTTATGTTAGACACCGCGTAAGTTCTTCTCGTGCAGCCATTTAAGAATTGTGTCATCATAATTCACATAGTAAAGATTAATCGAGGTTTTAGAGCATCTCCTTTAACGTTGCAACGTTTATTGTGTACAGATAAATTGAGTGTAATAGagtttaaatttgtttatttatatatagaatatacatGTAGAATCCAATTCGAGCTTTGAATAGGAAAAGTTCTCTACGAATTCGCTGGATAGCTATGGCAATTTTGTGACGCACGATAAAGGATCTTACATAAGTTTTAAACCTTTTAACACACGCGTCTCATATATTTGTCGCTAGACTGGCCTAGGTTGATGCTCACGAGAACAAATAGCATGAATGAAGTATATGATATCATCACGACGATGACCAGATTCGTCGAAGAGAACACAAGTATTTTTGACGTCGATCGCTTCACGCCTAATCGATATACCAAATCCCTATTGTATTGCATTAGTAAGTAAATCTTAAAACACAcgcaatgcaatttttttaacgcaCTCTTCTGCAACATCGATAGGAAAAACGAATCGTGTAATATGTCCATGTTATAGAAATAAACGATGCAAATGCAACTCGCATTGCTACAACCAAATGTGTGGCttacgaattaattaaatatttccatttttaaggatgacaagaaaatttattttaaaatttaccaaGCATCACTCACGCACGATTATACATTCGTAAGCTACACTgctgataagaaaaataatgttaatgtaaTTGTTTATGAAATGGAGATTTATTTCCGACATGTAAAATGGACCGAGAAtcaatattttgaagaaatttatattttgtaacatttagTTTAACAATGCATGCAAGTTGCGAACgcaatttaacaaaaatcaagatattaattatgacaTAATTGTATACTAATACTGAATTCGGTTGGATTTTACCAGTGCGCACTAGTGCACACAAAGATTATCATACAAATttacattgatataaataactaaaaaaataaaataatactaagagctgttatattattgttcaatacaaataatgataataattcatacgctttataattatcttaatgttttaattacttatattgtaaatttgaatacgataatttttaatatgcacTAGTATACACTAGTGCATCCAATCGAATTCATTATACATGAAAAAAGTAAGTTATATCGATAAGAGCTTAATTGAACTAGGATTGCTGTGCAGGTTTTGTGCAAGAAGAATCGATCTGCTTTTaacatcaatatatttttagtaatatatttcttccgGTGATTTTTCATCGAtcacttttacatataatcaCATAAATCACATTCTACATTCACACCCAAATTCGAACATTCTGATCCCAGGAGCAACTGGCCACTGCCATCCCGTTGCCAGCGACGCTGAGTGATGTCACTCTGTTCTCGTGACCCGACAAAATACCTTGAAATAAGAAGAAGAGTTTTTAAAGTCGTCAAAgagaaaaacttgaaaaatcaaaatgtgATTGATACAAGAACGCAACGAAATCGATGAATCTATGAATCTTCTATacgcgaatatattttattaatataattattttccattattataaaaatacagatcTTCACAGGTACAAGGTTCCATAGATTACCATTATGGTGGTTCTTCAGCATATCCCATATGTGAATGGAATTATCGTCACTGCCGCAAAATATGAATCTGCCGCTTAGAGACAAGCCGCATGATGTGAATCCGGGATTCGAGTTCGGCGGCTTGAAGGTGGCCAACTGCTGATCGGATCTGAAATCCCACAGTCTCGCTGTCTTGTCCTCGGATGCTGTTACGCAACCTTGTCCGGAAGGGTGATActgaatgaataaaaaagcgACAACTGGGCAAGAATACACAATAGAGAGCAAACTTAACAAATTTCCAACCtgtaatttgaaatatcttgTACATGAATCCTGAAAGCACTTACGCATACGGAGTTTACATCAGCATCATGACCGAAGAACGTCTGCTTGGCCTTTTCCTCTCGTAGATCCCACAGTTTGCAAGTTTTGTCGACCGAGCCGGTAACGTAAGTATTGCCGTCAGGAGACAAGCTAATGCTCACCACGTCACCTGCGTGAGCCTCGAAGTCTGATGTCTTCTTGTTGGCTTCTAGGTCCCATATGCAACTAGAGATATACATCAGATAtgcattatttgtataattacacGAAATATTGTCTATCTATCCTTATCGTTATTTAATCAGATACATTTTCATGTCGCCAGATCCAGTGACGAGTTTTCTATCATCGAGAAATCTGCAGGACGACAAGAATCCCTCGTAACCCAGTAGCTCCCTTACGATCTTGGCAGATCCCGTAGCGTCGCGATTGTTCACATCATAGACGGTGCACATATTGTCCATACCGCCGCACGCGACAAAGTTTCCGGATTGCGCGAAAGCCACCGACATCACCCAGGCTGATCGCAACGGGATGACTTGTACCTTGTTACCGCTCCATGAATCCCAGATGATTAATTTCCCATCCAATGAACCAGTCACGCAATGCCTACACGAAAACGTAGATCAATTTAGATCATCAATGATACTCGCAATATTGAcgatttatagaaaattttcaaggtatgataaaatttagagCTTTATTAgtgcattataataaaagtaaaagtattaaaaagcGCATTTGCGGCTCGTAAATGAGGGATCGTTAATTCTGCTTTAGATAATCTATGTAATTGACggtaaaatttgaaacaattctatttataattttatgctttgtgtaatatacaaaaaaacgtttgaaaaaataaaaaaaattaatatatcgtatatcatatattagaatatgCGATGAATTATAGATTGTTTAAAGCTCGATTTACTGATTAGAACTAACCGATTATCGCCGCTGTAATGGACCGAGTTAACTTTATTGATATGTCCCTTCAGCAACTTTTTAGTCGACAATTTAATTCTCGGAGCATCTGCCACTCCGTTACATGCTTCTTCCAACGTTGTATCCTGCTGCTTCTTTTGCTCTTCCTGATGAAGcaaataaagacaaaattatcagaaagttttataacgtttatatatactataaattataatcgcgataaaacattataaaatgctTAAACCTTGCACTTGTTAATGAGATCCTCCAGCTCTTTTTTTAGAGCTATAGTTTCTGCGTCTTCTTTGcccatttttatgtttttatattcgaCACGTTTTTCACCAACGTACCTAGAAGCAAAAGAAACCTAAACGTCACTGACGATCGACATACGAAAACTGTCTAACAATTTTCAACAACATACAGAGGAAGCCTCAGGATCGTCCACCCTGCTGCCCCAGTAATTGTATTAAGTTGTTGGTTAATTCGATTTGTTGGGCATTAAAGCTCGGCTCGTtcgcataatttaattacctaCATAGATAGTGATACTTATCGAAgcaaacatatatacacatattttattttaaaatatatactttgaaaaGTAGACATTTCTCAGAGTAGAGGATATGAAACAGACaagaatattgcataaaacgcagacatatttttatcaagaaagtTGATTAGAgatagttaatatttaatgctgAAACGTAAACGTGTGTATTATTTACAGATCAGAGCGGACTGGAAGGTTtcgtttatatttcattataaaacgTTACGGATCGATGATGACATTCACCCGAGAACAGGAAATCGCGCGAACAAAATCATCGACACGATTGTGTGACGATTACCCATTCTATTCGACCACAAAAACCATCGGTCGTCTCGCTTTCGAGTTTCCCGCTTTCTCCTATAAATACCCGAATCTTTGATACCGATCCATGATTTATCGGATGGCGATCTGTGTCGGATAACCGTAagcaatatttctaaattataatattctttttgtgAATTGTATAATTCTGTGAGGTGTAAATATCCGAAGAAACTGTAAACTTATTGTAGATATAATGATATGAATCGATAAGAAACGTGAGAATATACAAATCAAACTGCTGAGATAGCACAGTAAATTTTCAGTGCGTAAATAATACTAGAGCGTTACGATATAGTGCAATTTTGCAACGCATGTGAAACAATTTTGATAACATGGAAACGCTGAGATTGATGCTGTTGATTGCTCTACTTCTGTATCAAGGAAATTATCTTGTAGCCGGAAACGAAAAAGTGTGCAAGTTAAATTATGATGTTTACGTGCCTTCGAACGATCTCCGGTGCGAGGTCAAGGTTTCCGAGGATTTATCCGTTATTGAGCGATACAGACCTATAAAGGAATCTTGCACATCAAATTTCAATTCGACaggtattttatttctaatatctgttttattaaaaatttattgcaaattcatttatttgcggtaaaaatttctttttaaattggcTATTATACGttaataagtttttagaaaattttatttcatatgtaataaatataaatatttttttattttcttaattaattattataaaattattatttattttaattaattaagtaaaaatgagagacaatttttactataagatatattgactcttcatattttattatacattaaaattttaatttattatattttaatatgaattattttatatttaacgtgttaaattactaataatttaatttattatacatatttaacttttttgcaATAACAATTTCGACAAGTGTCATATTCTTATCGACTGTGTTAAAGGAAGTCGATGATTGGTGGCAGTCATGGCGCTTCTAGCAAAAGTAGCAACTCCTCGTGATTCCTGTAGTTTTAATGACAGATGTCATTCATCCCATTAGAGattgtttcaaaaaaaatgAGGCTAACCATAAATCGCTTAGGGGCTgaatttccatattttttccaaGATTCCATGTATATAGAAATGATATTACATACAATTCTTACATTTCCGTCTCATTGAAAATAACGTATTATATACGGGGTACTGTAATTGCTAACTACGGTTCTGCCCGATGGTTTCCGTCAATttccgcgctcgcggtgcgcaGTCGGCGCTAAGCGACAGACGCGGACGCGCGTTATCGAGAAGTGGTGTGGATCAGCGGGATCCCGGGTCAGTCAGTGagagaaacagaaagagaagagagatgtTTGGCGACAAGGGGACGACGATCGGACGCTGCCT from the Anoplolepis gracilipes chromosome 11, ASM4749672v1, whole genome shotgun sequence genome contains:
- the Neurl4 gene encoding neuralized-like protein 4, which produces MFHRRCGHRVTLSNNNCTATRNFSEYNYGLVFSAEPLQDDELFEVTIDKKMISWSGSIEIGVTECDPETLEIPSCAINLRHGSWIMTGCGIVHNGDRIVDMYGTDLNDLEEGNTLGVIRTSNHELVFYVNGVSQGVAVSNIPERIFAVVDMYGDCVQVSIAHPRLATLCNIPKNEVEINNDYVMGESSSTSTTNLVANLNVNLNVNVNVNLPKNPTPAAIREDRLKFHERVGTLVKLSNNARTAERRRPLDEFNNGVVMTHRPLRDNELFEIRIDRLVYKWSGSIEVGVTTHSPTALEFPATMTNMRSGTTMMSGCGILTNGKGTQREYGEFNLDELREGDRVGMIRQSNGDLHYLINGLDQGIAAKIPTGVWGVIDLYGMTVKVTIVDRDEREEQNLVTRRNTLQLQGLESEEVGEEELPDRLMFHSCCGTHADVINNGRTAHRPNAIDDFNNGVVLTSRPLKPNELFEVRLDKIVTKWAGSIEIGVTTHSPTELEFPFTMTNVRSGTWMMTGNGVMHNGTTMIDQYGQNLDRLQIGDRVGVMRKDNSTLHFYVNGADQGVAAMNVPERIYGVIDLYGQAAQATIVDNVDFYSPTTNNSSFSNTTLYSDLRFHHVHGKNARITNNGLTASRPRALGEFNEAIVIANRALRDGEMFEVTIDKMVARWSGAIEAGVTVIRPDELEFPSTMTDIDHDTWMLSGSTVMRDGVTLRNNYSCDLDKLVEGNRIGMMRCSDSSLHYFLDGVDQGTACTGLPSNVYPVIDLYGQCAQVTIVLPERRDPLTQQYLPSENSISQQPTSVIQPQAQTEILHKFHESVGLNIQLNSDRTVATRCREYNNAVLLSDAPLENNELFEIAIQEVAHEWSGCLRIGILSNETGNWLTSMNLVPGMTSIPSDAWYLTGNEVRHMGFALTSNYCTSLDWLRVSDKIGVKRTPEGNLKFYMNGEDMGIAASDVPEIVYAVIELFGSTVAVNITSSKQQNPVISPNASLRLQDSLELLLDPMPPRNDAGMDTSIDVSEGKLINEVTLTPTQPAIVGVTGGDGNWNYEFHENHGRNIQLETKTIARRVASYNQGVVMSNRPLIKGKPFQVKIEKLNERWVSNILCGVSCITPEKQTSFPLTALGFKRHSWIICSDWIFHNGTRVKTKYGAGLENLQCNSIVGLLIDEDNRLHLFINGVDQGIAATDLPPYVFAVIDLYGQCEQVSIAGVNEESTYTNVTLDNTLVALDNTLVTPIECTNVEAEDVENSREKADLECHEKENAMATTSSDLSPSSTSPSVPSQCGSSTRDGNLEAEYSSFDNTNLANNSMANKAASVDSNNSDSCSELSNDARSAKNKAYLDNTGQTPLNNQSENNSSESNLDSTGNRALVNVLSIRNECTNVEINNATNINIQKGMVASASNMTSLNAAITATNANNAINESIASNSQVVNSSAQQNNLSDLPNNVCSGFHEPRSYTSRDNTASIRDNSIFNGNILPSQNMMVNQTRDASSISLMPSSLPSTPLGSTVVASSRKCDYLKACMQLKKSLVLPDEFFSTDEILCYCNACYKVDGDNAICKKGEPPAEFAIPVGWARFPLKQSINANQIPQSTTDKWHVAFYGIRLDAIRLILDRGELMTKEQLDVSNLTAGIKSEDQNLQVSFSPSIKYAASDEFTRKYPYIDMQSNKKLNVSTAFQLLVRPGSYTISPGDKDSTDLHCESSKWATKEAGATVIVALLVHLDGF
- the Gbeta76c gene encoding guanine nucleotide-binding protein subunit beta-2, which produces MGKEDAETIALKKELEDLINKCKEEQKKQQDTTLEEACNGVADAPRIKLSTKKLLKGHINKVNSVHYSGDNRHCVTGSLDGKLIIWDSWSGNKVQVIPLRSAWVMSVAFAQSGNFVACGGMDNMCTVYDVNNRDATGSAKIVRELLGYEGFLSSCRFLDDRKLVTGSGDMKICIWDLEANKKTSDFEAHAGDVVSISLSPDGNTYVTGSVDKTCKLWDLREEKAKQTFFGHDADVNSVCYHPSGQGCVTASEDKTARLWDFRSDQQLATFKPPNSNPGFTSCGLSLSGRFIFCGSDDNSIHIWDMLKNHHNGILSGHENRVTSLSVAGNGMAVASCSWDQNVRIWV